One window of the Marmota flaviventris isolate mMarFla1 chromosome 2, mMarFla1.hap1, whole genome shotgun sequence genome contains the following:
- the LOC114088188 gene encoding glycine cleavage system H protein, mitochondrial-like — MALRAVRSALAAARSLRAAPVPVVLCPQGPWRVRAGAVRALRTGPTLLSVCKFTEKHEWITTENGIGTVGISNFAQEALGDVVYCNLPEVGTKLKKQDEFGALESVKAANELYSPLSGEVTEINEALAENPGLVNKSCCEDGWLIKMTLSDPSELDDLMSEEAYEKYVKSIEE; from the coding sequence ATGGCTCTGCGAGCAGTCCGGAGCGCACTAGCTGCGGCCCGCAGCCTGCGAGCCGCCCCTGTGCCCGTTGTGCTCTGCCCACAGGGGCCCTGGCGGGTGAGGGCAGGCGCTGTTCGGGCGCTGCGCACCGGACCAACTCTGCTCTCCGTGTGTAAATTCACAGAGAAACATGAATGGATAACTACAGAAAATGGTATTGGAACAGTGGGAATCAGCAATTTTGCACAGGAAGCTCTGGGAGATGTTGTTTATTGTAATCTGCCTGAAGTtggaacaaaattgaaaaaacaagATGAGTTTGGTGCTTTGGAAAGTGTGAAAGCTGCCAATGAACTCTATTCTCCTCTATCAGGAGAAGTAACTGAAATTAATGAGGCACTTGCAGAAAACCCAGGGCTTGTGAACAAATCTTGTTGCGAAGATGGTTGGCTGATAAAGATGACACTGAGTGACCCTTCAGAACTAGATGACCTAATGAGCGAAGAAGCATATGAGAAATATGTAAAATCTATTGAGGAGTGA